A DNA window from Tistrella bauzanensis contains the following coding sequences:
- a CDS encoding LysR family transcriptional regulator has translation MLDIRWLEDLIALAETGSFTRAADRRNVTQSGFSRRIQSLEQWARAPLVDRAGTPLRLTNAGYEVLGVAQSVVGEVTHLRDRLTSHAASGRSTTIRIAAPHLMGVNFFQGWFPQVEAVLGHLPLVVMSLNVQPCFAALDRGDVDFVICLADQAGHLFERLPQALRPDPAARALLGRDVLIPLTACDEEQRPRYRLGIGRAPVLDYLEDCSLNWSLDLARAHWPDIDLCHAGSAHYSDGLRLMARRGLGVAWLPESITAADRSERRLVRAGGPEFDVPLVVQAIRRQARLSADAEAFWRDLVAGRLGRPEAPAAGLAPRAAGLMRTDQPEPLTGACSEARGVRPLNSCQMRPGGL, from the coding sequence ATGCTCGATATCCGCTGGCTGGAAGATCTGATCGCCCTGGCCGAGACCGGCAGCTTCACGCGGGCGGCTGACCGGCGCAATGTCACGCAGTCCGGCTTCAGCCGCAGGATCCAGTCACTGGAGCAGTGGGCGCGCGCACCGCTTGTCGATCGGGCGGGCACCCCGCTTCGTCTGACCAATGCCGGCTATGAGGTACTGGGCGTCGCTCAATCGGTTGTTGGCGAGGTGACGCATCTCCGCGACCGGCTCACCTCTCATGCGGCAAGCGGGCGATCGACCACGATCCGGATCGCCGCCCCTCACCTTATGGGTGTCAATTTCTTTCAGGGATGGTTCCCGCAGGTCGAGGCCGTCCTCGGTCATCTTCCACTGGTGGTGATGTCGCTGAACGTTCAGCCATGTTTCGCGGCCCTTGATCGGGGCGATGTCGATTTCGTCATCTGCCTCGCCGATCAGGCCGGACATCTGTTTGAGCGGCTGCCTCAGGCGCTGCGTCCCGATCCCGCGGCCCGTGCTCTTCTGGGGCGCGATGTTCTCATACCGCTCACCGCATGCGACGAGGAGCAGCGGCCAAGATATCGCCTGGGCATCGGTCGGGCGCCGGTGCTGGACTACCTGGAGGATTGTTCCCTGAACTGGTCGCTCGATCTGGCGCGGGCGCATTGGCCGGACATCGATCTCTGCCACGCCGGCTCCGCGCATTATTCCGACGGGCTCCGCCTCATGGCGAGACGGGGGCTCGGTGTCGCCTGGCTGCCCGAGAGCATTACGGCCGCCGACCGGAGCGAGCGGCGGCTGGTCCGCGCGGGCGGTCCTGAATTCGATGTGCCGCTCGTCGTTCAGGCGATCCGGCGTCAGGCGCGCCTGTCCGCCGATGCCGAAGCCTTCTGGCGGGATCTCGTGGCGGGCAGGCTTGGCAGGCCCGAGGCGCCCGCCGCCGGGCTGGCGCCTCGGGCGGCGGGCCTGATGAGGACCGACCAACCGGAGCCCTTGACGGGGGCCTGCTCTGAGGCGAGGGGCGTCCGGCCGCTAAACTCTTGCCAAATGCGCCCCGGCGGGCTATAG
- the dxr gene encoding 1-deoxy-D-xylulose-5-phosphate reductoisomerase — MTDTSATASTPRHVSILGATGSVGRQTIDLIARDPERYPVEALTANGNIDQLAEDAIRLRARFAVTADPARYLELKQRLSGTGIAAGAGPDALIEAAERPAGWVMAAIVGSAGLAPTLAAVRRGALVALANKECLVCAGDLFTAEVERHGARLLPADSEHNAIAQILEPDRIDAVERVVLTASGGPFRSMPLDEMRRVTPEQAVAHPNWSMGAKISVDSATMMNKGLELIEAHHLFPVGIDRLDILVHPQSIVHGLVYYADGSVLAHLGAPDMRTPIAWTLAWPDRRHAPSDRLDLARIGTLSFEAPDDRRFPCLALARDALKCGDGAATILNAANEVAVAAFLNRRIGFLDIAGIVADTLDGEARRAPTSIDEVIALDQAARRRATDLVAAR; from the coding sequence ATGACCGACACATCCGCGACCGCGTCCACGCCCCGTCATGTCTCGATCCTGGGGGCCACAGGGTCGGTGGGCCGACAGACCATCGACCTGATCGCCCGTGACCCTGAGCGGTATCCGGTCGAGGCACTGACCGCCAACGGCAATATCGACCAGCTGGCCGAGGACGCGATCCGGCTCAGGGCGCGCTTCGCGGTGACCGCCGACCCGGCGCGCTATCTGGAGCTGAAACAGCGCCTGTCCGGCACCGGCATTGCGGCAGGCGCCGGTCCCGATGCGTTGATCGAGGCCGCGGAGCGACCGGCCGGATGGGTGATGGCGGCGATCGTCGGCTCGGCCGGGCTGGCGCCCACGCTTGCCGCCGTGCGGCGTGGCGCGCTGGTGGCACTGGCCAACAAGGAGTGCCTGGTCTGTGCCGGCGACCTGTTCACAGCCGAGGTCGAACGCCACGGCGCCCGTCTGCTTCCGGCCGACAGCGAGCACAATGCCATCGCCCAGATCCTTGAGCCCGACCGGATCGATGCGGTTGAGCGCGTGGTTCTGACGGCGTCGGGCGGGCCGTTCCGGTCCATGCCGCTCGACGAGATGCGGCGCGTGACGCCTGAGCAGGCAGTGGCCCATCCGAACTGGTCGATGGGCGCCAAGATCTCGGTCGACAGCGCCACGATGATGAACAAGGGGCTGGAACTGATCGAAGCCCATCATCTGTTTCCGGTCGGCATCGATCGCCTGGATATCCTGGTGCACCCGCAATCGATCGTCCACGGTCTGGTCTATTACGCCGACGGATCGGTGCTGGCGCATCTGGGCGCACCCGACATGCGCACGCCGATTGCCTGGACCCTGGCCTGGCCCGACCGGCGTCACGCCCCCAGCGACCGGCTCGATCTGGCCCGGATCGGGACATTGTCGTTCGAGGCGCCCGACGACCGTCGGTTCCCCTGTCTGGCGCTGGCCCGCGATGCCTTGAAATGCGGCGATGGCGCCGCCACAATCCTGAATGCTGCGAACGAGGTGGCGGTGGCGGCCTTCCTGAACCGGCGCATCGGCTTCCTCGACATCGCCGGCATCGTTGCAGACACACTTGATGGCGAAGCCAGGCGCGCGCCAACGTCGATCGACGAGGTGATCGCGCTCGATCAGGCGGCACGCCGGCGCGCGACGGATCTGGTGGCGGCACGCTGA
- the rpsB gene encoding 30S ribosomal protein S2, with amino-acid sequence MALPTFTMRQLLEAGVHFGHQSRRWNPRMSPYLFGTRNGIHIIDLRETQPQMYRAMEAVRDIVANRGRVLFVGTKRQAQDLVAEGAKRCGQYYVNRRWLGGMLTNWQTISNSIRRLREIEQLLDQQADLGLTKKELLKLTRQRDNLESSLGGIKDMGGLPDALFVIDTNKEELAVREATKLGIPVIAILDSNSNPDGVTFPVAGNDDSTKAIQLYLELMSGAVLDGIQQEMIRSGADMGALSDPVAVDLDDEGMADEAAAEEPAAAEAPAGEAPAQA; translated from the coding sequence ATGGCACTCCCCACCTTTACGATGCGCCAGCTGCTTGAAGCCGGCGTCCATTTCGGGCATCAGTCCCGCCGCTGGAACCCGCGTATGTCGCCGTATCTGTTCGGCACCCGCAACGGGATCCACATCATCGACCTGCGCGAGACCCAGCCGCAGATGTATCGTGCGATGGAAGCGGTGCGCGACATCGTCGCCAATCGCGGCCGCGTGCTGTTCGTCGGCACCAAGCGTCAGGCACAGGATCTGGTTGCCGAAGGCGCCAAGCGTTGCGGCCAGTACTATGTCAACCGGCGCTGGCTGGGCGGCATGCTGACCAACTGGCAGACCATCTCGAATTCGATCCGTCGTCTGCGCGAGATTGAGCAGCTCCTCGACCAGCAGGCCGATCTGGGCCTGACCAAGAAGGAACTGCTGAAGCTGACCCGTCAGCGCGACAATCTGGAATCCTCGCTCGGTGGCATCAAGGACATGGGCGGCCTTCCGGACGCGCTGTTCGTGATCGACACCAACAAGGAAGAGCTGGCGGTCCGCGAGGCGACGAAGCTGGGCATTCCGGTGATCGCGATCCTGGACAGCAATTCCAACCCCGATGGCGTCACCTTCCCGGTTGCCGGCAACGACGACTCGACCAAGGCGATCCAGCTGTATCTGGAGCTGATGTCGGGCGCCGTTCTCGACGGCATCCAGCAGGAGATGATCCGCTCGGGCGCCGACATGGGCGCGCTGTCCGATCCGGTCGCGGTCGATCTCGACGACGAGGGCATGGCTGACGAGGCCGCTGCCGAAGAGCCGGCCGCCGCCGAGGCGCCCGCTGGTGAGGCGCCGGCTCAGGCCTGA
- the bamA gene encoding outer membrane protein assembly factor BamA, producing MPRSWLAMTLTATLLASTAIAHAQAPVAPQAASARIDRIEVNGNQRIEAETIRSYLALRAGDPADPALIDDSLKTLYGTGLFADVALRVQGGTLIVDVVENPVINRIDFEGNRRLEDSDLEREVLLRPRTVYTRTRVSQDVERLQEVYRRNGRYGARIDPKIIQLDQNRVDLVFEIEEGPRTEVRKISFVGNDRFSDGALRDVVLTTEARWYNFFTSNDTYDPDRLNYDRELLRRFYLKNGYADFTVQSAVAELAPDGEEFFVTFVVDEGERYKIGSVDVETTLPGLDTSTLQDLVQLEAEDWYDASKVETTVEALTTEVTDRGFPFVRVEPAVTRDRATQTINVAYQIDEGPRSFVERIEINGNARTLDEVIRREFRLAEGDPFNAERVRVSRDRLRNLDYFDKVEVTTEPGSDPDKTVVKVDVAEKSTGEISFGVGYSTGSGPLGDIGIRERNLLGRGQDLRVGFTLSGEEQLVDLSFTEPYFLNRDVAAGFDIFRREIDREDESNYVQKTTGGALRADYWLTPSLRHGLKYTLRNDEVTDVGENASRFIREQEGERLSSIVSQTFTYDKRDSRIDPRSGYLLRFTQDLAGLGGDARYARHRAEAGWYYPITDDVVGSLSGQVGYIVGLGDDVPINDRFFLGGDSLRGFATAGVGPRDSVADDALGGNLLYAGSVELGFPLGLPDDYDVRGRVFSDFGTVTEIDDSGSEIQDVNSIRASVGVGLTWISPFGPIRLDAAQAVLKEDFDDTEVFRFSFGTRF from the coding sequence GTGCCGCGTTCTTGGCTGGCCATGACCCTGACGGCGACATTGCTCGCCAGCACGGCAATCGCGCATGCACAGGCGCCGGTGGCGCCGCAAGCCGCATCCGCCCGGATCGACCGGATCGAGGTCAACGGCAATCAGCGCATCGAGGCGGAGACCATCCGGTCCTATCTTGCGCTGCGCGCCGGTGACCCGGCCGATCCGGCATTGATCGACGACAGTTTGAAGACCCTGTATGGCACCGGCCTGTTCGCCGACGTCGCCCTCAGGGTGCAGGGCGGCACCCTGATCGTCGATGTGGTCGAGAACCCGGTGATCAACCGGATCGACTTCGAGGGCAATCGGCGGCTTGAGGACTCAGATCTTGAGCGCGAAGTGCTGCTGCGCCCGCGCACGGTCTATACCCGCACCCGCGTCTCTCAGGATGTCGAGCGGCTGCAGGAAGTCTATCGGCGCAATGGCCGCTATGGCGCCCGGATCGATCCCAAGATCATTCAGCTGGATCAGAACCGCGTCGATCTGGTGTTCGAGATCGAGGAAGGGCCGCGCACCGAGGTGCGCAAGATCAGCTTCGTCGGCAATGACCGGTTCAGCGACGGCGCACTGCGCGACGTGGTGCTGACCACCGAGGCGCGCTGGTACAACTTCTTCACCTCCAACGATACCTACGATCCCGACCGTCTGAACTATGACCGGGAACTGCTGCGCCGCTTTTATCTGAAGAACGGCTATGCGGATTTCACGGTGCAGTCGGCCGTGGCCGAACTGGCGCCCGACGGCGAAGAATTCTTCGTGACCTTCGTCGTCGACGAGGGTGAGCGCTACAAGATCGGCTCGGTCGATGTGGAGACGACCCTGCCGGGGCTCGATACGTCGACCCTTCAGGATCTGGTTCAGCTTGAGGCTGAAGACTGGTACGACGCCAGCAAGGTCGAGACCACTGTCGAGGCGTTGACCACCGAGGTCACTGATCGCGGCTTTCCTTTTGTACGGGTCGAACCGGCGGTCACCCGCGACCGCGCCACCCAGACCATCAACGTTGCCTACCAGATCGATGAAGGGCCGCGCAGCTTCGTCGAGCGGATCGAGATCAATGGCAATGCCCGGACGCTGGACGAGGTTATCCGGCGCGAATTCCGGCTGGCCGAGGGCGATCCCTTCAATGCCGAGCGGGTGCGGGTATCGCGCGACCGCCTGCGCAACCTCGACTATTTCGACAAGGTCGAGGTCACGACCGAGCCCGGCAGCGACCCCGACAAGACCGTGGTGAAGGTCGACGTCGCCGAGAAGTCGACCGGCGAAATCTCGTTCGGCGTCGGCTATTCAACCGGCTCAGGTCCGCTGGGCGATATCGGCATCCGCGAACGCAACCTTCTGGGGCGTGGCCAGGATCTGCGCGTCGGCTTCACCCTGTCGGGCGAGGAACAACTGGTCGATCTCAGCTTTACCGAGCCCTATTTCCTCAACCGCGACGTCGCGGCCGGCTTCGATATCTTCCGTCGCGAAATCGATCGCGAGGACGAGTCTAACTATGTCCAGAAGACCACCGGCGGCGCGCTTCGGGCCGACTACTGGCTGACGCCGAGCCTGCGTCATGGCTTGAAATACACTCTGCGCAACGACGAAGTGACGGATGTCGGCGAGAATGCGTCGCGTTTCATCCGGGAACAGGAAGGCGAGCGGCTGAGTTCTATCGTCAGCCAGACCTTTACCTATGACAAACGCGACAGCCGCATCGATCCACGGTCCGGCTATCTGCTGCGCTTCACGCAGGATCTGGCCGGTCTGGGCGGCGACGCCCGCTATGCCCGTCATCGCGCTGAAGCCGGCTGGTACTATCCGATCACCGATGACGTGGTCGGCAGTCTTTCGGGGCAGGTGGGTTATATCGTTGGCCTGGGCGATGACGTGCCGATCAACGATCGCTTCTTCCTTGGTGGCGACAGCCTGCGCGGTTTTGCGACGGCCGGCGTGGGCCCACGCGATTCAGTGGCCGACGATGCGCTGGGCGGCAATCTGCTCTATGCGGGCTCGGTCGAGCTGGGCTTCCCGCTTGGCCTGCCGGATGATTACGATGTGCGCGGCCGCGTGTTCTCCGATTTCGGCACGGTGACCGAGATCGATGACAGTGGCTCCGAGATTCAGGACGTCAACTCGATCCGCGCCTCCGTCGGCGTCGGCCTGACCTGGATTTCGCCATTTGGCCCTATCCGCCTGGATGCCGCCCAGGCGGTTCTCAAGGAGGACTTTGATGACACCGAGGTCTTCCGTTTCAGCTTCGGCACGAGGTTCTAA
- a CDS encoding isoprenyl transferase, with product MALATEPTLRHIAIIMDGNGRWAKSRGLPRTVGHYRGAESVRKVIDRAIDHDIAYLTLFAFSSENWKRPMDEVRDLMGLLRFYLDREVRLLADRNVRLNFIGDRSRLSKDMCDLLVRSTERTAHCTGMVLTIAISYGGRAEIAEAARQMAAEVASGTLSIDQIDEDAITAHLQTNTLPDPDLVIRTSGEQRISNFMLWQLAYAEMIFLPVLWPDFDAAAFDAAIDEYKRRERRYGAVSPA from the coding sequence ATGGCGCTGGCCACCGAGCCCACCCTGCGCCACATCGCGATCATCATGGACGGCAATGGCCGCTGGGCGAAATCCCGCGGCCTGCCGCGTACGGTCGGCCATTACCGTGGCGCCGAGTCGGTCCGCAAGGTGATCGATCGGGCGATCGACCACGACATCGCCTATCTGACGCTGTTCGCCTTCTCGTCCGAGAACTGGAAGCGCCCCATGGATGAGGTCCGCGACCTCATGGGGCTGCTGCGTTTTTATCTGGATCGTGAAGTGCGGTTGCTGGCTGATCGCAACGTGCGCCTGAATTTCATCGGCGACCGATCCCGGTTGTCCAAGGATATGTGTGATCTGCTGGTGAGATCCACCGAGCGGACGGCGCATTGCACCGGTATGGTGCTGACCATCGCAATCAGCTATGGCGGGCGGGCCGAGATTGCCGAGGCGGCCCGTCAGATGGCGGCCGAGGTGGCGTCGGGTACATTGTCGATCGACCAGATCGACGAGGATGCGATCACCGCCCACCTTCAGACCAACACGCTGCCCGATCCGGATCTGGTGATCCGGACCAGTGGCGAGCAGCGGATCAGCAATTTCATGCTCTGGCAGCTGGCCTATGCCGAAATGATCTTCCTGCCGGTGCTGTGGCCTGATTTCGATGCGGCCGCCTTCGATGCCGCGATCGATGAATACAAACGCCGTGAACGTCGCTATGGCGCTGTTTCGCCGGCGTGA
- a CDS encoding phosphatidate cytidylyltransferase — protein sequence MNVAMALFRRRDPAALAVADMDITAEERAAAAGLKAERRRTLELRLLTTLVLGPPVLALIYVGGPAFHLFGGVLAVLLLNEWRRLVDLKGGLWTAIGLALGAVLGAAAWMAGQGRFDVALALVATSAACAGFVHIQGARRRWLGAGVVYVGLPILALIWLRARPQGLELTLWLMLVVWATDIGAFVFGRAIGGFRLAPRISPNKTWAGLGGGMFSAAVVSMLITVLAGGREPSDLGWIAAAGAMLAVVEQIGDLVESGVKRHFGVKDSGRLLPGHGGLLDRLDGLLFAAPALVIMLLLTGGLIAEGL from the coding sequence GTGAACGTCGCTATGGCGCTGTTTCGCCGGCGTGATCCGGCGGCCCTGGCCGTCGCCGATATGGACATCACGGCCGAGGAACGCGCCGCAGCGGCCGGATTGAAGGCCGAGCGCAGACGGACCCTGGAACTGCGCCTTCTGACGACGCTGGTGCTGGGACCGCCGGTCCTGGCCCTGATCTATGTCGGCGGGCCCGCCTTCCATCTGTTCGGTGGTGTGCTTGCGGTGCTGCTGCTGAACGAATGGCGCCGGCTGGTCGACCTCAAGGGCGGTCTGTGGACCGCCATCGGGCTGGCCCTGGGCGCGGTTCTGGGGGCAGCGGCCTGGATGGCCGGGCAGGGGCGGTTCGATGTGGCGCTGGCGCTTGTGGCCACGTCCGCGGCCTGTGCGGGCTTTGTTCATATCCAGGGCGCACGCCGGCGCTGGCTTGGTGCCGGCGTGGTCTATGTCGGGCTGCCGATTCTGGCGCTGATCTGGCTGCGCGCCCGGCCACAGGGGCTGGAACTCACCCTTTGGCTGATGCTGGTGGTCTGGGCGACCGATATCGGCGCCTTCGTGTTCGGGCGGGCGATCGGCGGCTTTCGTCTGGCGCCGCGGATCAGCCCGAACAAGACCTGGGCGGGGCTTGGTGGCGGCATGTTTTCGGCGGCGGTCGTCTCGATGCTGATCACCGTTCTGGCGGGCGGGCGCGAACCGTCGGATCTGGGCTGGATCGCGGCGGCCGGCGCCATGCTTGCCGTGGTGGAACAGATCGGCGACCTTGTCGAGAGCGGCGTGAAACGCCATTTCGGCGTCAAGGACAGCGGCCGGCTGCTTCCCGGCCATGGCGGTCTGCTCGATCGCCTGGACGGCCTGTTATTTGCAGCACCCGCGCTGGTGATCATGCTGCTTCTGACCGGTGGTCTGATTGCCGAGGGATTATGA
- the tsf gene encoding translation elongation factor Ts, which yields MAEITAALVKELREKTGAGMMDCKKALTENSGDLDAAIDWLRTKGLSQAAKKASRVASEGLVGLKVAGTRGAVVEVNSETDFVARNEKFQDYVANVAGVALSTGAELEALKAASFPDGGTVAEKLTDLIATIGENMNLRRAAVLEVSDGVIAAYVHNQITDGLGKIGVLVALESTGDKAKLEELGRQIAMHAAAARPEALDVGDVSTDALDRERAVLIEQARESGKNESIIEKMVEGRIRKYYEQVCLLEQVFVIDGETKIRKVVENAKATVGAPVTLTAFARFELGEGVEKKQEDFAAEVQKTLGA from the coding sequence ATGGCTGAGATCACCGCTGCCCTGGTGAAGGAGCTTCGCGAGAAGACCGGCGCCGGCATGATGGACTGCAAGAAGGCGCTGACCGAGAACAGCGGCGACCTGGATGCCGCCATCGACTGGCTGCGCACCAAGGGTCTGTCGCAGGCGGCCAAGAAGGCGAGCCGCGTTGCTTCCGAGGGCCTGGTCGGCCTGAAGGTTGCCGGCACCCGCGGCGCCGTGGTCGAGGTGAATTCCGAGACCGACTTCGTTGCCCGCAACGAGAAGTTCCAGGACTACGTGGCCAACGTCGCCGGCGTTGCCCTGAGCACCGGCGCCGAGCTTGAGGCGCTGAAGGCCGCGTCGTTCCCGGATGGCGGCACCGTCGCTGAAAAGCTGACCGACCTGATCGCCACCATCGGCGAGAACATGAACCTGCGCCGCGCCGCGGTGCTTGAGGTGTCGGACGGCGTGATCGCGGCCTATGTCCACAACCAGATCACCGACGGTCTCGGCAAGATCGGCGTTCTGGTGGCGCTGGAATCGACCGGCGACAAGGCCAAGCTGGAAGAGCTGGGCCGTCAGATCGCGATGCATGCCGCCGCCGCCCGCCCTGAGGCGCTGGATGTCGGCGATGTCAGCACCGATGCGCTGGATCGTGAGCGTGCCGTTCTGATCGAACAGGCCCGTGAGAGCGGCAAGAACGAGAGCATCATCGAGAAGATGGTCGAGGGTCGTATCCGCAAGTATTACGAGCAGGTCTGCCTTTTGGAGCAGGTGTTCGTGATCGACGGCGAGACCAAGATCCGCAAGGTGGTCGAGAATGCCAAGGCCACCGTCGGTGCGCCGGTGACCCTGACCGCCTTTGCCCGCTTCGAGCTGGGCGAGGGTGTCGAGAAGAAGCAGGAAGATTTCGCCGCCGAGGTTCAGAAGACCCTGGGTGCGTGA
- the rseP gene encoding RIP metalloprotease RseP, producing the protein MDQLIQSLSYPIGFAVVLGIVVFVHEFGHYWVARRCGVTVETFSIGFGPEIFGWTARSGTRWKVSLLPLGGYVKMYGDANASSAGGSAADDLENGKVSFQGRPLKARAAIVAAGPVFNFIYAIVALAALYMIWGQQTTPAVIGTVVESSPAAAAGLQPGDRVVGIDGQPVTRFEELQTAVMAGNGAPVTLAVDRDGRMLAIGLTPEMVSVEDRFGNTHQMPRIGIAASGTEWVRQGPVEAIGGAARETVSIVVLTFTSVGEMIAGDRGTEELAGVIGIAQMSGEVVRMSVATVIWFTAMLSINLGLINLLPVPLLDGGHLAFYAAEAVRGRPLSQRSQEYGFRLGLVLVLTLMVVATWNDLVRLRVVDYLSGLFS; encoded by the coding sequence ATGGACCAATTGATCCAATCGCTGAGCTACCCCATCGGCTTTGCCGTGGTGCTCGGCATCGTCGTCTTCGTTCATGAGTTTGGTCATTACTGGGTGGCGCGGCGTTGCGGCGTGACGGTCGAGACGTTCTCGATCGGGTTCGGCCCCGAGATCTTCGGCTGGACCGCCCGATCCGGCACCCGCTGGAAGGTGTCGCTCCTGCCACTCGGCGGTTACGTGAAGATGTACGGCGATGCCAATGCCAGCAGTGCCGGCGGCAGCGCCGCCGACGACCTTGAGAACGGCAAGGTGTCGTTCCAGGGGCGGCCGCTGAAGGCGCGGGCAGCCATCGTGGCCGCCGGTCCGGTGTTCAATTTCATTTATGCGATCGTGGCGCTGGCGGCGCTGTACATGATCTGGGGTCAGCAGACCACGCCGGCCGTGATCGGCACGGTGGTCGAGAGCAGCCCCGCCGCGGCCGCGGGCCTGCAGCCCGGCGACAGGGTCGTCGGCATCGACGGCCAGCCCGTCACGCGATTTGAAGAGCTTCAGACCGCTGTGATGGCTGGAAACGGCGCGCCGGTGACGCTGGCCGTCGACCGGGACGGCCGTATGCTCGCCATCGGACTGACGCCCGAGATGGTGTCGGTGGAGGACCGCTTCGGCAACACCCATCAGATGCCGCGCATCGGCATCGCGGCATCGGGCACCGAATGGGTCCGTCAGGGACCGGTGGAGGCCATCGGTGGTGCGGCGCGTGAGACCGTGTCGATCGTCGTGCTGACCTTCACCTCGGTGGGGGAGATGATCGCCGGCGACCGCGGCACCGAAGAACTGGCTGGTGTGATCGGTATCGCACAGATGTCGGGCGAGGTGGTCCGCATGAGTGTCGCAACGGTGATCTGGTTCACGGCGATGCTTTCGATCAATCTGGGTCTGATTAATCTTTTGCCTGTCCCCTTGCTAGACGGCGGACATCTGGCATTCTATGCCGCCGAGGCGGTGCGCGGCCGGCCGTTGAGCCAGCGTTCGCAAGAATATGGTTTCCGCCTTGGGCTGGTCTTGGTATTGACGTTGATGGTGGTCGCCACCTGGAACGACCTCGTCAGGTTGCGGGTGGTCGACTATCTTTCCGGCCTGTTCAGCTGA
- the frr gene encoding ribosome recycling factor, producing the protein MDGAIDALKHELAGLRTGRASTNMLEPVRVDAYGSEMTVSQVATISVPEPRMLSVQVWDQSLAKAVDRAIRDSGLGLNPIAEGAVIRVPIPELTEDRRREMGKVAARYGEQARISVRNVRRDGLDKLKKLEKDSEISQDELRGASDRVQAVTDERIKQIDDLVSAKEKEIMQV; encoded by the coding sequence ATGGACGGCGCGATCGACGCCCTGAAGCACGAACTGGCGGGTCTGCGGACCGGTCGCGCATCGACGAACATGCTGGAGCCCGTCCGGGTCGACGCCTATGGTTCCGAGATGACGGTGTCTCAGGTGGCGACGATCAGCGTTCCCGAACCGCGGATGCTGTCGGTACAGGTCTGGGACCAGAGCCTTGCCAAAGCCGTCGACCGTGCAATCCGCGACAGCGGTCTCGGCCTGAACCCCATCGCCGAAGGTGCTGTCATCCGGGTGCCGATTCCGGAACTGACCGAGGATCGCCGCCGTGAAATGGGCAAGGTTGCCGCCCGCTATGGCGAGCAGGCCCGGATTTCGGTGCGCAATGTCCGCCGCGATGGCCTCGACAAGCTGAAGAAGCTGGAAAAGGACAGCGAGATCAGCCAGGACGAGCTTCGTGGCGCGTCGGATCGGGTGCAGGCCGTCACCGACGAGCGGATCAAGCAGATCGACGACTTGGTGAGCGCGAAGGAAAAGGAGATCATGCAGGTCTGA
- the pyrH gene encoding UMP kinase, which translates to MSFSTPRFRRVLLKVSGEALMGNRQYGLDVDMVERVAGEIRGVQAMGVQVCLVIGGGNIFRGISGAATGMERATADYMGMLATVMNALAMQSALERIGVATRVQSAIPMSSICEPYIRRRAVRHMEKGRVVIFAAGTGNPFFTTDTAAALRAVEMGCDALLKGTQVDGVYTADPKKDPRAERYDSLGYLEVLSRDLKVMDASAITLARDNNIPIVVFNLHHAGGFAEVIHGRGPFTIIANEA; encoded by the coding sequence ATGTCGTTCTCCACCCCGCGGTTCCGCCGGGTCCTTCTGAAGGTCTCGGGCGAAGCGCTGATGGGCAATCGCCAGTACGGCCTGGACGTCGACATGGTCGAGCGGGTCGCCGGCGAGATCCGCGGCGTACAGGCGATGGGTGTGCAGGTCTGCCTGGTGATCGGCGGCGGCAACATCTTCCGCGGCATCTCGGGTGCCGCGACCGGCATGGAGCGGGCCACGGCCGATTATATGGGCATGCTGGCGACCGTGATGAACGCCCTGGCCATGCAGAGTGCGTTGGAGCGGATCGGCGTGGCTACGCGTGTGCAGTCGGCGATCCCCATGTCGAGCATCTGCGAGCCCTATATCCGCCGCCGTGCCGTCCGCCACATGGAGAAGGGGCGGGTGGTCATCTTTGCAGCCGGCACCGGCAATCCGTTCTTCACCACCGACACGGCGGCAGCCTTGCGGGCGGTGGAGATGGGCTGTGATGCCCTGTTGAAGGGAACGCAGGTCGACGGCGTCTATACCGCCGACCCCAAGAAAGATCCGCGTGCCGAGCGCTACGACAGCCTTGGCTATCTGGAAGTGCTTTCGCGCGACCTCAAGGTGATGGATGCTTCTGCCATCACGCTCGCACGCGACAACAATATCCCGATCGTGGTGTTCAACCTGCATCACGCCGGCGGCTTCGCCGAAGTGATCCATGGTCGGGGGCCGTTCACCATCATTGCCAACGAGGCCTGA